The following coding sequences are from one Polyodon spathula isolate WHYD16114869_AA chromosome 7, ASM1765450v1, whole genome shotgun sequence window:
- the rergla gene encoding ras-related and estrogen-regulated growth inhibitor-like protein has translation MNDIKIAVLGSDGVGKSALIVRFLTRRFIGEYASASECVYRKRLSIDGKHMNIEIYDPCSQPCDGRSSLNDQVHWADVFVVVYDISDRSSFITAKAIVQLIRDLHLGAAKRDGESVVFLVGNKQDLCHVREVDREEGQRLAAEAKCQFYELSAAEHYQEVALMFSKVVRNASLSVKAKDKRRPSSTKSMAKLINNVFGKRRKSV, from the exons ATGAACGATATTAAAATCGCAGTGCTAGGCAGTGATGGAGTTGGGAAGTCGG CACTGATTGTGAGGTTCCTGACGCGGCGGTTTATCGGTGAATACGCATCCGCTTCTG AGTGTGTCTACAGAAAGCGCTTGTCCATCGATGGGAAGCACATGAATATTGAAATCTACGACCCCTGTTCACAA ccctGTGATGGAAGATCATCGCTGAACGATCAAGTGCACTGGGCGGATGTCTTTGTGGTGGTATATGACATCAGTGACAGGTCCTCCTTCATAACTGCAAAGGCCATTGTACAGCTCATACGAGACCTGCATCTGGGAGCGGCAAAAAG AGATGGCGAGTCCGTGGTGTTCTTGGTTGGCAACAAGCAGGATCTGTGCCACGTGAGGGAGGTCGATCGAGAGGAGGGGCAGAGGCTGGCAGCTGAGGCCAAGTGCCAGTTCTACGAGCTATCAGCAGCAGAGCACTACCAGGAGGTGGCGCTCATGTTCTCGAAAGTGGTGAGGAATGCCAGCCTCAGCGTCAAAGCCAAGGACAAGAGGAGGCCCAGCAGCACCAAATCCATGGCCAAGCTCATCAACAATGTTTTTGGGAAAAGGAGGAAATCCGTGTAA